The stretch of DNA ATGTTGACCAGACGCTAAAGCAATATAATATTTATGATCAATAATTTGTAATTTGAACAAACGAAAAACTATTATTAAACTAAACACTACAAAGAAAACCATCAAAACGCCAATTCTAAAATCCCGTTTATTACGGTTCTGTTCAACATAACTACCTGAGTATATTCTAACCTTTTTCTTTTTCTTTTCTAAAATAGCCATAAAATCAAAAATAAACAGACTCCTGATCTGCAACTCTATTATAGCAAAAATTATTCAATAAAAAAACACCCGTAAAAAATTGGACTGGGGTGTTTTTTTATCTTAATATATTGATTTACTCGCCTGATTCTTTCTTCATTTTACCTGTAAATCCTTCAAAAGCTCTTAAAATTTCAATTGGCAAAGCAAAGACTACTGTATTTGACTGATCTGAACTTAAGTCATTGAGTGATTGCAAAGTCCTCAAATGAAGAGCTCCCGTTGAACCAGCTAACATTTTTGCAGCCTGAGCCATATTTGCTGACGCCTGAACTTCACCTTCGGCCTTGATAATAACTGCTCTTTTTTCTCTTTCCGCTTCAGCTTGCTTGGCAATGGTTCGTTCCATGTTTTCTGGTAAAGACACATCCTTTAGTTCCACATTTTCAACTTTTACTCCCCATGGATCGGTAGCTTTATCAACAATAACTTTAATTTTCTCAGAAATCTTATCGCGCTGACTCAATAATTCATCCAACTCAACCTCACCAACAATATTTCTCATCGTTGTTTGAGCTAATTGAGAAACAGCATAATAGAAATTTTCCACTTCCAAAATTGCCTTACCGGCATCTGTTATTTTGTAATAAATAACGGCATTAACACCAACTGAGATGTTATCCTTGGTAATTGCTTTTTGATCAGGAACGTCAACGGCTTTTGTTCGCATATCCACTTTGGTCATCTGTTGAAAGACTGGCAACACAATTCTCCAGCCAGCATTTTTTACTCCTGTAAATCGTCCCATAGTAAACATCACACCTCTTTGGAATGCATTGATCTGCCGCAAACTAATCACAATAAGAAAAATGATAACTCCAATAATATAATACATATGAATGGCAAAACTCGAATTTTAAAATTTGAGTTTTTATTATTAATTATTTATTTCTTCAAGTTGTTTTTTTAAATCTTCTAGCTGTTTTTCCAATTCAGCAGGATCAACACCTTCAATTTGCTTGAGTTGCTCTTCGAAATCAAGTGTAGCACCATCTTCACTGTCCAATCCCATCAAATCCAAATCCATACCGGGCATAAATACTTCTGCCATGTTGAAATCACGGACATTAGCAGGTTCCTTGATTTCAAATTCCTGATCATAATCTGAAAAACTTAATGAGATATCATATTTCATGGAACCACGCTCTTCAGTTTCGGTCAACCACCCTAGCTCTGCTTTGTATATTAGATAATCATCCACACCAATCCATAGATTACCAGTTACACTAGATAGAGCCTGAACTGATTCATCTAAATCAGTTTTTTCCTGAGCTGTTAAATTACGATCCTCCATGATCTCTGTAGCTTTTTGTAAAAACATTTTTAGATCCTTTTGATTCAAATTAGTTTGAAAGTTATATACTTCCTTGCCATCAAGATCCTTGATACCATTATTGGTAACAACATCAAAAAAATCTGTATTCTTGATCAATTTACGCAATTCTTTATTTTTCTTTTCATCAATCTTTTTTTGTTTACTTGATAAATCTTGTCCAAAACCAAGAGAACTAAAATCAAACTTGTACCAATTCCCTTTCAACTTAGATAAATCAGCAATTTGCAAATTAGGTACCTCTGACAATGAAAAGTATAAAGTTTCCGATAAGTAACGGATTACTCCACTGAAAGATAGTTCTGATTCATCCAACCGATATTTAATATCGCCCGCCAAATCATAAGCCAAGTCCTTGCGCACATCAATCGGCCCATTAAGTTTAACTATCAACGCGCCCGGCACTAATGCCGCATTTGTAGACCCAAGATTTTCCAACTGTGGAAACTGGCCATGTACTCCGATACTGATTTCAGTATTATATGATTGCACACCAGACATCGCCAAAACCATTTTTTTCAAAACCTTTTCTGGACTTGGAGTACAAGCAGTTACACTAACCAAGACGACCACACACATTAAAATCATCCCTCCTATTTTCATTGTTCGCTGCATATAAACAAGTTTCGAATATTACGCGAATATTACACTAATATTACACGAATATTGTATTCACATTAATTAAACATTCTCTTAAGAATCTCTAGAAGAATAAGTTGTTTTAATCCATTTATTTAACTGGTAATGGACTTGTTGTGCTCTCTCCACAAATAATTTATACTTTTCCTGAGTAATTTTTTCTCTCTTATACATTAGATCACACCAATGTTTTGACTCCATTAATGATGCCCTTGCATTATAATAAAATTTAATTCGATCAAGATAGTGAAAACGACCATAACCTTCAACAATATTTGCAGCGTTAGAATCAACTGAGCGAATAAATTGATCGCCAAGTATTTTTCTGTCTTGCCAACTTAAAAACTCATACAGCTGCCAACCCAAATCGCACAACTCTAGGGATATTTTATAAACAAAAACATCTTCAATTGGAATATACTTACTTTCCATTTTGTTATAATATTTGTTTAATATTTGCGCAATATCTGTTCAATATCTGTTCAAATTTAAAATTCTAATGAAGCTTCTTGCCAAGCGTCTTGTGAACCATTCCATTTGAAAATTTCTAAATTGTTTACAAACTCAGTGGCTGAATAATCATATTTCACGGACATATCACTACCAGATCGACTAGAATAAAAAGTTTTTTTATCCAATACTTTAGGAGTAGTTGTCCGTATTAATTTAATTCTTCCCATAGGTGAATCAAAGACCACGGTTTCGATAATGCCACTCTCAATTTCAGGATGATCCTCAGTCAATTCTTCCTCCAACTGAAAATTTTCCTTAATTTTGAGCATCGCATCTTCCCATTTTTCATCATTCATATTATTAATAGTAAAACAAGCTAAACAAGTAAAACTAGCAAGACAAGTTATGTTAACTTGTTTTACTTGCTTTCCCTGAACTTAACGAGCTTTGCGAGTTATAGTTTAGGGTCTCGCCCGCCTGCCAGAAAGCAGGCTAGTCTAGCTAGTCTTGCTCGTTCTAGTATATCAAAACAGTAGATTTTAGCAAATAATTTCCAACTAAACAAAAAACGTGACTAAAGTAGTCACGTGTAATTTTAGACAACTCACAGTTGAGTGTTGTCATTTACTTTTCTTTCCTTTGCCCTTTCTTTCCCTGGCAGCTTGTTTCCTTTTTTCGAACTCATACAATCGATGAGCTTCTTTGAGATATATTCCTCGATAATACCGGAGCATGCTCTTGGTAGTTTCAAGTGTCAACCCATATCTTTTAGCTACCTGGTCACGAACATTCGCGTTACTAGATCTATCCTTCTCAGGAACTTTGGTGTTAATATAAAGATGAAGTCGGCCTGCTGTCGGCCATAATCTCTTCCACTTGGGATCCTTTTGGCTCAAACTGTGAATAATTTCGGCCATTCGCTGACATTCAGCTTTTTGATCATGATTTTTTTGTCCGGACTTCAACCACTCACTAACGTTTCGCCTGAACACAATCAACAAAATTAGCAGAACAAGAACAACTGCCAAAAACATATAAGTGGGAGTCAACATTTAAGACCTCCAATCTTTAAATGAACTAATTGTATATTCCATATTAACTCTTTTGTAGTGCTCTGTCAAGGCTAACTTAAAAACCCTCCTTTCTAAATTCTGAACACAGTTCAGGGCAACAGAAAGGAGGGTTTTTATATTTCTATACTTTTATAATTCCGAACGAATCTTTTCCATCAAGCTTAAATAAAACTCAAGGTTATTTAACGTTGCCAACCTCTGCGCTAATGGCTCATCAGTATTAAACATATGCCGTAAATATGCCTTGGAATAATTTCTTAACTCTGCAAACTGAGACTCAGCGTTGATTGGACTTTGATCGAACTTAAATTTCTCGTTCTTTATATTTATTGTTGAATAAAACTCTTTTCCTGCCTCTAAAATATTATCTACTTGATTCTTATCACTTGAAGATTGAAACTTGTATAAACGTCCATGTCGCGCTTCCCGAGTTGGAATCACGCAATCAAACATATCAATTCCACGCTTGACTGCCTCCACAATCTGATGTGGATAGCCAACTCCCATTAAGTAACGTGGTTTGTCCTCAGGCAGGTGTGGGCAGGTCATTTCTAGAGCTGAATACATTTCTTGCTCAGACTCTCCTACTGCCAATCCACCAACTGCATAACCATCAAACCCAATTTTAATCAAATCCTTTGCACTCTTTTCTCGCAAATCAGGTTCCAAGCCACCCTGAACTATCCCGAATAATAGAGGTTGCTTGGTTAATTGGTTAATTAGGTGATTATTTAAAAAAGCTTTACACCGCTTAGCCCAAGCTGTAGTTAATTCAACTGATCTTTCCAAGTAATCACGCTCAGCTGGCAATTTCACACATTCATCTAGTACCATCATAATATCTGAACCAATGTTAATTTGGATTTTGATTGATTCTTCAGGTGTCATGAAAAACTTTTTACCATCTAGATGTGAATTGAATTCAACTCCATCTGGGGTGATCTTACTAATCTTGGACAAAGAAAAAACCTGAAAACCACCAGAATCTGTCAAGATCGGTTTTCCCCAATTCATAAATTTATGTAAACCACCCAGCTTCTTGATTTCCTCTGACCCAGGTCGGAGCATTAGATGATAAGTATTACCCAGAATAACATCTGGACCTAGCTTCTCAACCTCCTGATAACTCAAAGTTTTAATCGCACCCTTGGTAGCAATCGGCATAAAACAAGGGGTTTGGATTTTACCCTTGCGTGTAGTTAACTCACCTCGGCGAGCCTTACCTTTAGTTGTTTTTAGATTAAACATATTGTTCTAAACGATTATACTACAAAATTAAACCTTTTTCAAGACTAAAAAAGCTCCGCATAAGATGCAGAGCTTTATTTTTCACTTGCTAAATAACTGGAATCACCAGTTGCTTCAGTTCAGTTACAACATAGGCTCTGAGCTTCTCACCATGATCAAGCATTCGAATAACCATTTCTTCTTCAAGAACAAACGGGTACCAATAACTGACCAAATTGTGATGAAGGGTTGCTTTTCCAGGAACTCCTACTAAACCTTTGAATTCGTATTTCCTCAAACCGATTTTCTCTGCTGCCTGTTCCACAGACTCAGCATCCACATAACCCATCTTTTGCCTGGCATCATGACAAAAAATCGGCGTTGAGTTAGGTTTGTCCGGAATAACTTCAAAAAATTCCACAAGAAAAACTTCATTCGCCATCAGATTTCTCCTCGAGTTCAACAAAAAGAATTTTTTCTGATCAGTTCAACTGACCAGCATCTTCCAATTTCTCAACCTGTCGCAAGCGAAAGCCTTTGACAATTTCACCATTACTGAGTTTTCTCAAAACTTCACCTAGGTCATCTTCCTTGTACCAATAGGATTCAAACTGACCACGGAACCAAACTGCTTTAACTTCAGAAAAATCTAATTTCCCTAGACCGAAGAGAACTGCTGCTTGGTTGGGATCTGTGCAACCCTCAAAATCAACTACACCAAGAACATTTTCGTTCTCATCAAAAATAGGTTGTTGTGGATTGCTATCCGGGTGAATATTAAACTCACCAATCAAATATTCCATTATTCTCCTGTAAATCAGTCCTCTTCAGGGCCATCAACTTCAGTGATTTTGTATCCGTAAATAGCTGAGCCATCCTTCATTGTCACATCACAACCTAGTGTGATTACCAATTTCCCATCCACTTCTTCGACTTTAGTTCCTTCAGGCAAATAGAGCGGCTCATCAGTTAGAGGGTCAGAAATCAAAGACTCTTTTCCTAACCCATGCTTTTTGAAAATCGCATCAACTTTTTCAGCACCAATTGCACCGAAAGATGTAGAAAAAGTCCGTTCCTCAATTTTTCCGTCTTTCAGAATATACTTCTGCCTGGTAACCAAAAACCATTTTTCAGACATAATTACCTCCCATTAAATTAAAGAACAATTCAATAATTAATCCTACCTTAATTCCAACAGTTTGTCAATACAAAAAAAGACCCCGCAATTTACGGGGTCAAAGCATTTCGTAAGATCGAATTACTCGCTATACTGCTTTTTTTTATTTTCTTCGAGAGCTGCATCAATCAAGAGCCTATCTTCCGGATACTTTCCCAAAAGCATTTCACGAAGAGTCGGGCCAGCCTCGTCAGATCCATCTTTGATCTTTGTATCTCGATGAGAATATGCGTCCACAAAGTCACAAATAGAAATGATCGTGGAAATGTTCAATACCTTCTTAATAGTGGCAGGATTCCAATGCTTTGGAAAATCCTCAACTGTCAGACCATAGCCAGCCTTGTAAACTGCGTGATGCAAACCAGCGCAAAGCGCAGTAAATTCATGAAAATCTTTCAGTGCTTCTACTCCTGCGACAGCATGTCTTTTTACTTCAGCATACTCCTCGGCAGTAATATTGCGTCCGTCAAAAAGGTAATAAGGCAAGACAATCTTGCCAATGTCGTGCAGTAAGCCAGCGAAAAATGCCGCTTTTCCATCCTTGTGAAGCTTCAGGGCCACAGCTTCGCTAAGTAATGCCACGCGCTCCAGATGTACCTTTACTTCTGGATGCTGTACTCCACTCAAAGCCAGGAAGATTTTTGCAGTTTGATCCAGGCTACCTTGGGGCTGATATTTTTCAATCTTCCTCTTAACCAAGGTTGATATCTTCATCTGAACCTCCTATTATACAAAGAACTATTTAATAATTAAGCCTACCTTAATTTAAACAGTTTGTCAAGAATACCCCCGATCCTTGTCATCCCGGACACTGATCCGGGATCTAGTAAATTTCAGGGGATTCCGGATTAAATCCGGAATGACGAAAAGGGGATGAATAAAAAATCCACCTAACCTAAAGGCGGATATGTTAAGTGTTAAGTGTTAAGTAATTATAAAATAACAACCCTCGAGCTGTTATTTTTATACTTTTATATTTTTATCTTTGGGCCACCAACTGACCAGCAGAATCATAATAGGTTATACAATCAATTGGAACCATATTTAATTGGCTAACTTTTTCGGACAAATCTGTCATGGATCTCATCTCAATAGCTTGCAGTTGTAATTTTTCATTAGATTCCTGTAATGCAGTAATTTGTTTTTCAATATCACGAACTTGAAAACCCTTAGCAGCAATGTAATTGACCTCAACTAAATACACAACAATCGAACCAACAAACAAAAGACCTACCATCACCAAAAATACTGGCTTAGTCAATTTAGCCAAACGACGGTGCAAGTGGCTACTTCTTTTTGGCTTTAATGATTGTGAATATTTAGTCATAGAAATAATTAAAGGGAATAATTAGATCTTTTCAGCAACTCTGAGTTTAGCACTTCGACAACGAAAGTTCTGAATAATTTCTTCTTCTGATGGAACGATTGGTTTTTTGGTTATTATTTTGTACTGAGATCTATGTTCACAACGACAGACTGGAATCTCTTTTGGACAATGACACTGCGTTGCTTCATGACGAAAAAACTCTTTTATAATACGGTCTTCAATTGAATGAAAAGCGATTACTGCCACTCTGGCCCCTGGCTCCAACAACTGTGTAATATCTTTCAATACCATGCGAATATTGGCTAATTCATTATTAACCTCCATTCGCAAAGCCTGAAAAACTTTTGTTGCTGGATGAATTCTTGATTTTTTACGTGGTAAAGTTCTAACGATTAGACCGACCAACTCCAAAGTTGTTTTAAGTCTATCTTGTTTTCTGGTTTCACAAATAGCTGTGGCAATTTTCCTAGCTGATTCTTCCTCAGCATTTTCCCTGAAAATATTAGTTAACTTATCTAACGGATACGTATTGACAATGTGCTCGGCTGTTAAAGGATTACTTTCTGCATCATAACGCATGTCTAGCGGTTCATTAACCTGAAAAGAAAATCCACGTCCTGAATCTTGCAATTGATCTGAAGAAAGGCCAAGATCAAAAAGGATCCCGTCAATTTTATTAAATTTTTTATCATACACTGCTTGTTTTATTTCTATATAAGATTCATTTACTAAAACCAATCGGCTGGCATATTTTGCTAATCGTTCTCTGGTTCTAGTAATTGCCTGCTTGTCCCAGTCTAAGCCTAGGACTTTCCCGTTTGGTCCAGTTAGAGACAAGATCGCCTCTGCGTGCCCTCCACCTCCAATGGTACAGTCAACAAAATTTTGATTTTTATGAGGATTTAACGCCTCAATGACCTCTTTCATGAGGACCGGTTTATGTACTGTCATCACATTTTTTGGATCTATTACCAAATAAAGATTAGTTCTAAAATTTTTAATAATTGCTTAGCCATACTATTTATTTTTATTTTATTTAAACACCTAACTCACCTAATTGTTCAGCAATATCATTGCTATCCTTCTCTGTCTGATTTTTGTATGTATTCCATTTACCTTCATCCCAAATTTCCAAACGATTATAAAGACCGGTAATAACAACCTTCTTTTTTACACTTGAATACTGACGCAGATAATCTGGCAACATAATTCGGCCTTGAGAATCTAATTTAACGTCCATAGCGCCAGCTAACATAAGCCGAGAAAAAGCCCGGCTATTCGCCTGGCTAATTGGAAGGGTTGCTAATTTTTGGGCAAGAACTGTCCATTCAGTTTTGGTATACACAAAAAGACAGTTATCTAATCCCCGTGTAACGACTGCCCCTGACTTTAATGCAGCTCGAAATTTGGCAGGGATTGCTAGTCTGCCTTTGGAATCAACTGAATAATTGTATTCACCGATGAACATAATTGAACGTTTAAACAAAAATGAAGAAAAGAGTTGTGAAAGTAATTCCACAATTCCCCACTTTTCTTCACTCTGCAGTCATTATACCCCACCAAATACCATTGAGCAACACTTTTCTTGTGGATAACTTCTTGTGTAAAATTAAACAATCTAGACCTTTCCTAAATAAATTATTGCGCTGTGGATAACTATTTCTCTAAATTAAATAAAAAAACAGCCGTAGGTACAAGTCTCGACGTATCCCTACGGCTGTTTTTTTTCTACGTAATATTCGGCTCCTTACCGTAAACAGGTATTACTAATTGTTTTCTTGTTTTTTTGCTTTCTTGCCCGCCTTGACCGCCGTCAGGCGAGGCAGGCTTTCGTGCTTCTGCCCAAACTTTTTCCAACTTTTCCTTTTCAGGCAAGTCCAACCACGATTTTTTCAACTGAACTCCAACAATCGGAATATTCAAACTGTGAGCCAAAGTATTGGCCGTAACAATTCCAATTCGCAAAGCTGAAAACTGTCCCGGCCCCTGAACGACGATAATGCCCTTTAGTTGTTCTTTAATTTTTGCTCCTTGCCCCTTAACCCTTCCTTGCCCTTTGCTCCTTAACCCTTGCCCCTCAAACAATCTATCGATTGTTTTCAACAACAACTCGGACTGTTTATACGGGTTTTCAACAGTTTTTATTTTCTCAATTTTATCTTCGCCAATGGCCAAAGAAAATCGAGCATTGCTTTCAGTTGAGATTAGTAAGTACATAAATAATTAGTGATGAGTAATAAGTGGTGAGTTGCCAATCAACAAAACCAACAAGAAGACCTTGGTCTACTAATAGCTGTTCTGGATTAATCATAATAATTAATAATTTTCCCCA from Candidatus Falkowbacteria bacterium encodes:
- the rsmH gene encoding 16S rRNA (cytosine(1402)-N(4))-methyltransferase RsmH; this encodes MKEVIEALNPHKNQNFVDCTIGGGGHAEAILSLTGPNGKVLGLDWDKQAITRTRERLAKYASRLVLVNESYIEIKQAVYDKKFNKIDGILFDLGLSSDQLQDSGRGFSFQVNEPLDMRYDAESNPLTAEHIVNTYPLDKLTNIFRENAEEESARKIATAICETRKQDRLKTTLELVGLIVRTLPRKKSRIHPATKVFQALRMEVNNELANIRMVLKDITQLLEPGARVAVIAFHSIEDRIIKEFFRHEATQCHCPKEIPVCRCEHRSQYKIITKKPIVPSEEEIIQNFRCRSAKLRVAEKI
- the tgt gene encoding tRNA guanosine(34) transglycosylase Tgt gives rise to the protein MFNLKTTKGKARRGELTTRKGKIQTPCFMPIATKGAIKTLSYQEVEKLGPDVILGNTYHLMLRPGSEEIKKLGGLHKFMNWGKPILTDSGGFQVFSLSKISKITPDGVEFNSHLDGKKFFMTPEESIKIQINIGSDIMMVLDECVKLPAERDYLERSVELTTAWAKRCKAFLNNHLINQLTKQPLLFGIVQGGLEPDLREKSAKDLIKIGFDGYAVGGLAVGESEQEMYSALEMTCPHLPEDKPRYLMGVGYPHQIVEAVKRGIDMFDCVIPTREARHGRLYKFQSSSDKNQVDNILEAGKEFYSTINIKNEKFKFDQSPINAESQFAELRNYSKAYLRHMFNTDEPLAQRLATLNNLEFYLSLMEKIRSEL
- the mraZ gene encoding division/cell wall cluster transcriptional repressor MraZ, with translation MFIGEYNYSVDSKGRLAIPAKFRAALKSGAVVTRGLDNCLFVYTKTEWTVLAQKLATLPISQANSRAFSRLMLAGAMDVKLDSQGRIMLPDYLRQYSSVKKKVVITGLYNRLEIWDEGKWNTYKNQTEKDSNDIAEQLGELGV
- a CDS encoding slipin family protein, which produces MYYIIGVIIFLIVISLRQINAFQRGVMFTMGRFTGVKNAGWRIVLPVFQQMTKVDMRTKAVDVPDQKAITKDNISVGVNAVIYYKITDAGKAILEVENFYYAVSQLAQTTMRNIVGEVELDELLSQRDKISEKIKVIVDKATDPWGVKVENVELKDVSLPENMERTIAKQAEAEREKRAVIIKAEGEVQASANMAQAAKMLAGSTGALHLRTLQSLNDLSSDQSNTVVFALPIEILRAFEGFTGKMKKESGE
- a CDS encoding HD domain-containing protein, which gives rise to MKISTLVKRKIEKYQPQGSLDQTAKIFLALSGVQHPEVKVHLERVALLSEAVALKLHKDGKAAFFAGLLHDIGKIVLPYYLFDGRNITAEEYAEVKRHAVAGVEALKDFHEFTALCAGLHHAVYKAGYGLTVEDFPKHWNPATIKKVLNISTIISICDFVDAYSHRDTKIKDGSDEAGPTLREMLLGKYPEDRLLIDAALEENKKKQYSE
- a CDS encoding four helix bundle protein, producing the protein MESKYIPIEDVFVYKISLELCDLGWQLYEFLSWQDRKILGDQFIRSVDSNAANIVEGYGRFHYLDRIKFYYNARASLMESKHWCDLMYKREKITQEKYKLFVERAQQVHYQLNKWIKTTYSSRDS